GCTTGCCAAATTGTTCGTTATCCGAAAAATGCACacgactacatgtacatgtatatatatttatagtccCTGTCAATTGTCAAAATTGTCAGATATAAAATCTGCCAATTTTGATAATTGACAGTGGAACCTGTGGAACCAATCGGCAGTGGAACCTAATAATGCTTTAAGGGCAACGTAAAGTGTGAATATcgtaaatttttttttatagaaTGGTTGATCTCTCTCAAAGGTTTTGCATACACAAATCAGTTATACATGCAGGTCCACCCCACCCCCAACATTGGTAGGGAGGTACCATACCCTCACCTGACACCCATCCCACTCATCTGACACCCACCTAACATTGGTAGGAAggtacccacacccacacccaccctcaCCTGACATTGGTAGGAAGgtacccacaccccacacccaccctcACCTAACATTGGTAGGAAggtacccacacccacacccaccctcaCCTAACATTGGTAGGAAGgtacccacaccccacacccaccctcACCTAACATTGGTAGGAAggtacccacacccacaccccacacccaccctcACCTAACATTGGTAGGAAggtacccacacccacaccccacacccaccctcACCTGACATTGGGCTTGTTGTGTACAACAATAGACTCCACTAGAGTGATGGGAGAGGAGGGGTCCATCCTCACAGGGGCTTTCCTGCTCCTCTGAGATCTACGCACATTCAAACTAGGCACAAGTGATTTGACATCTGAAGGGGAGAGacaagatgtacatgtagtatacttGTGTTGTATTTTCAATGTGCACATAGATGCTTCCTATGTATAGGTTATCAGTACAATCCATGGGTAAGCTCCTTTAATCAACACAGTGCTAACAGGTAAGCCCCTCCaatcatcaataattattgtgctaataTTAAGTCAACAGCACTAATGAGTAAGCCCCTGTGATTAAGACCCCACCATCGTTGGAGAGTGGTCTGCCGTGACTCCTGGATGGTTTTAATGGCTTGATATCATTCAGCAGTTTCTTTGCCTCAACAGTGCTGTacaagagggggggggggcatgatGATATCATCTCAATATTTAGGTGAAATGTAATACCCTAGATTTTGATCCACGGACACATTCATCTTGGTTAGGAACTGCAGTGAAGAGAAACAACGTTTAATAGCTAGTTCATATCTTCAACAAACCTTACTTCAGACAttaagctacatgtaatacCGAGTATCACTATTAGCTGTTTCGACTAACCACAAACTTGTATCTAAGCAGACCATTGGAAaagtaattctgagagctgaGAGCTATTGTCAATGAATGCATGACCATCTCACATTACATTTACTTACCTCTATAATAGAGCTGATCAGATGTGGTAATGGCCTCTCCTCCAGTCTGAGCATGATGCACTGTTCAGAGATGTTACTGCTTAAAGGGTTGAAGAAGTCAGAGTCCAGGTGGTACTTCTTGGAGAGGGTCTCCGCTATTTTCTTAGCCTCTGGTGACTTTACATTGATGTAGACGATATAAGGCTCTTCCCCAAGGTGaagctatgtgtgtgtgtgtgtgtgtgtgtgtgtgtgtgtgtgtgtgtgtgtgtgtgtgtgtgtgtgtgtgtgtgtgtacgtgtgtgtgtacgtgtgtgtgtgcgttgtgaTTCAAATAGTGTTAGTACCTGCCAAACAAAGCACGCAGGAAGGGAAACTTGAACAGTCTCTGTCCGGCCCTCATAGTCCAGCTTCATACACAGTACGTCATTTCTCAGCTGCACAGTTGACCAATTATTATACGTGAGCAAAAGGCTAAGCTTATACCAACATGTATCATACACTGTAGTAGTACAACGtacacatacaatgtacatgtacgcacacatgcatgtacatgtaggtcccCTTCTACTACAatcggctctgtaactagaggtCTGATGACGGTCCAAATTCTACGATTCTTAAAGCTTAGAATGAGTTTGTTCAAATGGTATGTTCAAATCTCTAATTTGGAATGGGCTACAATTTCCTACTTCGGAAAAAGACCACAGACTAGTACTTTGTCAACACAGACTCATTGATTTTAaaacatcatctgaaaggcctctttcTAAACTTTCACAAAAAATAACGTTTTTgaaccaacggaactaaagttatggccgttcaaagatgctctattcaacactataatattatgcagtaAACATGTGTTGCTGAATGTACGTATTGCACAAAGTTCTTGGTTCACATACATGTGCGTAAAATTCGCCCACAAAACCTCCCTATACATGTAAATTTCAAAAAACCCTCCCACAAAACAAACTGTCAAGAAACCTCCATTCTCCATAAATACTGATTTCTCTTACCTCAACGTGCAGCACTTTGTCGAGCTCTAGTCGACCTATCTGCACACACTGCACTGACAGAGGGAGGGACTCCTCATCATCCACATCGACAGAGCATGGTGAAGGCAGGGGGCGCTTCAGTTTGAGGGGCTGAGTTTGTGGAGTGGgagtgggagtgtgtgtgtgtgtggagtgggagtgggtgtggatggggtggtggtgtgtgaagtgggtgtggggtaGTGGTGggtgtgcggtgtgtgtgtagtaaaGACGTGGCCCTAACACAGGtagctatggagagactttggggctgGCTGTATAAAGGGTGGCCTGCTGACCAGGTttcactataataatgtacatgtaccagatTGCACTACAATACAGCAACACACCTTCTTTATTCCATAGGTGGCCATGACTTGGTTGGCACTGTTACCACGTACAGAGCTCATCCTGGAGGAACCAGTACCCCACGCTCGAGACCTAAACTGTGAGAACAGCTGATTGGAgggacctgtgtgtgtgtgtgtgtgtgtgtgtgtgcgtgtgcgtgtgcatgtgtgtgtgtgtgcatgtgtgtgtgtgtgtgaggggcgCAGGCTACAAACATAGTACAATGGTGTTTCTAAGCACAAAGGACATAACGTTCACGAATCACTATAGCTACACTTCTTCTTGTTTTTCTTGCCTCCACTAAAGAAGAGTAGCCAATTGGGCCACGTGGTAAATGTAGTTATTACACATCAGTTTGCAAACTAAAATTACTAAAAAGCtccaaaaatgtttttttTGGCTTTAACACTAGTTAAATGACACAAACAGATTCGGGGATCGACTCACTGCCATTACTGCTATAGAAGCTGCCTGGGGTTGCCGCTGACTGTGTTGGTCTCTTTAGAGGACGCCTGGCCAAATCAGAGGGAAGCTCAGCTGCTCTTGAGGTAGTCAATGGTTTCTGCACGTGCAGGTGTAAAAGTAATTGCAAATAACGTATACATGAGTTGCTAGAcagattgtacatgtatattttaaATTGAAGAAGTTACACAGGCCAAAATGGTGTGCATACTACtacaatgtactgtactaaacaccacacacacacacacacacataccccacAGCCCAcactcaccccacacactcacacacacccacactcaccccacaccccacacactcacacactcaccccacaccccacacactcacacacaccccacgcCCCACACccatactcacacacacaggcttacCCTGGTCCCTGCTGCTGAACTAGTGGAAGTCCTTGCAACCTTCTCATCATCCACTTCAAAACTGAACTCGACTTTTGATAAAACAGGAGAGTCTGTAATGGACAGAATATCCCTAGCTTTTCCCGTACTGGGGAGTGCATGGGTCGTCGCCATTGCTAATTGCTCTTTAGATAGAAACGTGGGAGTGACTTGAATACTACACTTCCCTTTGGAGGCCGCTTGACTCTTGGCAAATACATTTCTATGAGTGCTGGAAGCATTTGTCGAATCTGCTGTAGATGTAGGCTTTTCCGAGCAAGTTTTGAGAACTGAATTAGTTGTGGATAAAAGTTTATTAAACTTGTCAGTATTGTCATTGGTGTTCTTGGGGGGTGCTTTTGGAGGGAGGAAGCGATTTGGCAAAGGTGACTTGAAATTTGAGCTAGTCGTTGCTTTAACAtcattatcatcatcatcatctgaATGAATAGTTACTACGTCATTAGTCGCAGCTTTATCGGTAGTTTTGTCTTTAGGCAATACTTGCTTTTTATCAACAGGGCGTTTAAAAATCTCGCCCGCATCTACCTCTTCAGAAGAAGTATTTGAAGCAATGTCATCATCCCTATCTGGTGAAATACTAGCCCACGATTTTCTCGAATCACGAACACAGTCAGAATTGGGTTTGGTATCAAAACTGGAATTGGGATCTTCTAGTCCTATGCAGGTGTCATTCCAAAGCATGCTTTTTTGAGAGTCAAAATTTGTAATTTGAGTAGTTTCAGTTGGTGATTCTGAACGTATTGGATTGGTTCTAAATGGTCTTTTCTTCTTCGGAGCAGGTAAAGAACTTTCCATGGAGTTAGAAATTTTGTTCTTTGTATAAGGCGTTTTCGCTAGTGTAAGAAAATCAGGAATAGTAGAGCCAGTTTTTGAAGTTGTAGTAGTTCTTGATTTCATAGACTTGGCTCTGTTTATTACATCTACAACATTTGATTTAGGGGGCATGGGTTGAATTCCAACATTGGTAGTTTCGTTAGACTGATCGTGGCCGAAAGTTAGATCGTGCAATTTCTTTTTGGGTATCTTGAAACTACTACTTTTATACTCCTAGAAATGCAAGTTATAATATTCATGAAATTAATTTATTAGAGAAATGGTAATTGCCAAGagtaatattatatacattattaacGTACTCCTGGAGTTTTGTGCTGGTCGTACATTGTTCCACTGCTTATCCTTGCACCTGGAAAATAGGAACCATTTCTAATCATGAACTTAGAGTTTTTCTACTATAGTATTCATGCAAGAAAGCAAATGGGCAAAAGTAGGCTTAACTAAAGTggtgtacagtggaaccctctTAATGACCACTCCCCCAACTACGATATCAGCTAGAGCTACGCTATCAGCTCTTCTATACTTTGAATTGAGAGGATTCAATTGGAAAGAGagctttcaaatggtgtcatcaatgGGAGATGAATTAATGTGCCAATTTcgggtatatatacatagcccatggtccaaggccaaaaAAATGCCAAtggcaacacatcatttgaaagatTTCTTTTAGCAAAATCATAAAATGGATCGATCCTAAAGTTATGGTTACTGAAAGATGCTCAActaaacagtttgtgtacaaaacaacaaaggccacctccgTATAACCAACTCCTGGTATAACTTTGTTTCCCAAAGGTGTCCATTAACATTAACAgaattgtgtatatagtttacaCAAGGAGCTACCATGATCACTTTGATCTGGTTCGTCATCCTCAATGACTGTTACTTCATGGCCAGGAGTAGACCGGGAGGGTGGGGTTTTCAGACCTCGGTCAAAGTCATCAATAATGGCCGCCCTCTTATCTACATGGGAAAGGGGAGGTTACATAGCGACAGGAATGGGGAGGTTACATAGCGACAGGAATGGAGAGGTAATACGTAGCGACAGGAATGGGGAGGTTACATAGTGACAGGGAATGGTGTCATGGTACATGGTGTAGCTACCTCTGTTGTCTGGATTAGAGTGTGGCCTATACTGCTGCTTTCTTTTCCTACTGTGTGTGAATTCCATTGCGACCGTAGCCAGTCTACATCTTTAGTAGAGGGTGGTCATTGTACTTTGAGACTGTGTAGGTCAGCAAGacagctgaatcagcaataactTTTGTCTAGGTTCAGAGGGCAGATACCACCAAAAGTTTCAGTCTCGGGTCCAGGCCGCGATTCCAGAGAAGTTTTTTTGCTGTTCTCCTAGATCCTGCTGTCCGTCCAAGGCCGGCTGAAGGGCCAAGGCTACACATCATGAGCTATCTAGTACTAAGGTGAGGAAGATGCAGACATATGTGTATTACTTGAATGAGCTACTGTACCCTGTAGTTTCAAGTGTACGTGGCTATAAAAGCATTGAGTCTAAAATAAATGGAGAACTACCTTCTGTGTGGTGAGCTCCAGTCCCAAGAGGAGGGTGTCTCTGCCTGGCCCACCCCGGTCAGCCTCGTGTACAAGGGACGGAGGAAGGGAAGTGTGCAGTTTGTGGGGATAGGGAAATACGACAAGCAAGACAAGAAATACATCGAGAATGGAGTGAGTGCACACGCCCCCTTTTGTTTGCCTGTATAACTACTCGCTCTATCTATAGAATGTTTATATAGTGGTTTTTATAGTGGTTTTTTTGTAACATTTTGCCTGATTTTGATAGTTTTATCAGGCTTGATCGTAAGATTAAAAAAACCCCCGACTATACACCGACTTGGGGGAACTCCCTTATGCACGCATTTAATAAAAAATCTCATGTTGTtgcctatacataattatacattgagGGAAAACCCCGTTACGAGCTCTCCTTGTAGCCCTACATCAAGGGGAACCCCCCATTACGAGCAATTAGTCCTGATGTTCCCACTACACGTACAGGTACAGCTGATGCATTCTTTGGATCACGAGAACGTGCTCAAGTTCAGTGAATGGTACGAGACTCCACAGCACATCTGGGTCATCACAGAGCTGGCCATCGGAGGCACCCTCTCTCACATACTGCACCAAGATGGCTGCATTCCCAGCCCTAATATCCACGACTTTGTCCGGGACATTGCAGCTGGACTGACCTACATTCACTCCAGGGGGGTGCTCTATTGTGACCTGCAGCCCTCCAAGGTAACTTATTCCCATAGCACACAAATTAGCATGTACCTCATATAATAATCGCCTCAGCATTATAAAGTCGGTATTTACAGTAGAGCCCCTCTTAACGGCCACTCGTGAAAAAAAGCGAAGTGTGATACAaaggccaggtcccaaatgaacagtttgtgtacacaacccctcaacaaaggccacctgtacatgtgtaatgaTTATTATGGGTTCCCTAAAGGTGTCCACTATAAAGAGGCTGCACTGTATGTCCATTATTGATTAAGTACAAGCTATGCTACTTTTATTTTTCTATTTTAACTGTTGGGGCACTTCATTATTGTGTATTTCACCAACAGATTGTACTGGATGGCCGTCAGCTACTGAAACTCAGCGACTTCACGCTAGCCCAGACAATGGCTGACTGCCATAACCATTACAACCTCACGTCACTTGTAAACACATTACTGACGCCCTCGGGAAAAGACCACCCTCTAAAATACGCCCCCTCACCATTCTACGCTGCTCCTGAGTTGTTTGTTGATGGTGGACAGTTTTCAACAGCCAGTGACCTGTGGTCTCTAGGCTGCATCGTGTATGAGCTGAGTCTAGGTAATGCGAGTCTGGGTAATGCGAGTCTGGGTAATGCGAGTCTAGGTAATGCGAGTCTAGGTAATGCGAGTCTAGGTAATGCGAGTCTAGGTAATGcgagtctataattatactagtttACTGCAACACGCAGTCACCTGGTAAATGATTTTATGGTTACATTATTCAGCTTTAGAGCAAATTCAGATCACGTTGAATTCAGACAAATTTAATCATACAACAGTTTCAGATatcaacagtggctgtaataaagaggtggtcaaacacatgctatggagactttgggacgcatacattaacctggctgtattatagagggtggcctagCTGATTATGGGTGACAGGTTCTGTGTCACTGTGTAGTAGCAGGTAGTAGTAGTTGGATCGATGGATCATACTATTCTGGTAATGTTGTTGTCCCAAATTTATTGTGTTTTTTATATCTCACTACAGGTTGCAAACCATTTGATAGCAATGACCCTGACCTGCTACTCCAGTCTATCTCGTGCATACAACCAAACGCTGTGGTACAGTCTCCAGAAACAGCTCAACTATTATCAAACCTCCTCACAGGGGAACCTAGTCATCGGACTACACCGCCTCAGTATACATGACTCTTCTATGTGTTCATTGCTTCATCGCTTTCAATGTGCGTATGAATCTTCCTTAAGAGCATTTTATCACTTACTAAATTTGTCTATTTTGATCCACAGTTTGTTACATGGTATTTAGTTATGAACATGCTAAACTTGATAAAATGATAATTGACATATTGGGGTATCCCCTTATAAACCCACACAGTTGGTAAATTAATATGACCACCATTCCAGTACTGATGTCCCTAGTAGCTATTTGCTACACTCAGGAACTTGTTGTTGAAGACAGACCTCTCAACATTCTCCTGCTTAATGGCTTGTTTGCTGGCCACCTGTTCCCACTGGTCAGCCTGGGTGAAGAGCTAGTCAGTAGGGGCCACAATGTCTCCCTCTGCTCCACTGTCATGGAGGGATCAAAATTGCTCCCAAATCTACCAGAAAGTGTGGGAATAAAGTTCCTAAATGCTGGTTTGGATGTTATTACACTGGAAGAGTTTGAAGCACAAACCAGGAACCAAAAGGACGGACCTGGAGGTGCTGCAGTTGCTGACTTTGCTACAGTGGCTCATCAATCGACTGTAAAGATTTTAAACAAATTGGAAACTTACGGAATTGAACGTTTTGATATGATCGTATGCGATTTCTCTGTTATACATATCGGACTACACTATGCCATCTTGGGCAGGAAAGTCATTGCGTTCAGCTCCATGCTTCCCCCCTACCCTGCTATAGAATCCCCCTGGCCTCTTCCATTCACACTTAGCGGAGGCCAATCAGACGATTTGAGCTTCTTAGAACGTCTACAAAACTCGATACTAGCACCTTTGCTCATCCCAGCATGGAACTATCTATTCTGGATCTTCTGCAAAGGCGACGAGAGATTGGAAACAACTCTAAATGGTATTAACTTTATGCGATATCCTGGGATTAATATTCCCCATCTGATAACATCTGTAATTGGGTTCGATACACCTGCACTTCAAACTCCCCTCAGGCATTACGTAGGACCTATGGTGAAGAAAAGAACGGACAAATTAGCAGAGGATCTGGAGGAATGGCTTAGTAACAAGAGAGAGAGATCTGTTATCTATATCAGCATGGGTACCACTGGCTATGTATCCGGGGATGTTGCTAGGACAATCATCGAAAGTGTGATGGCAACGAAATTTGATGCAGTTTGGGCCCTGAGAGACAACAATAGAGGGTCTATAGAAGGTGTTGAAATTGATGACAATCGAATATTTATATCGGGATGGGTGCCACAGCAGACGATACTCGCGCATGCATCGATCCGATTGTGTATTCTCCATTGTGGACTGAATAGTGTGCAGGAGAGCCTATACAATGGCCTGCCTGTTGTGTGCCTGCCTCATGCCTTCGATCATTTCGCGACTGGTGGGACCATTCGTAATATTCGTGTGGGAATATCCATGTACAGTTTTTTCGATAGCATTCTTGGGCATACAGACGTATCAATAAAGGATTTAACAAATGCAATCACGACAGTTTCAAGTGATGGGTATGTAGCAAATGCTAGGAGGGTTTCACTCGTGTACAAGTTTGCTGGAGGAGCAGAGACAGCTGCAGGCCTGGTGGAGTACTATACTGATGTTGGGTACGATCACCTCATACCAGCCTTTGCAAGATATCAGTGGAGCTGGATACAGTATCGTAATCTCGATGTGTGTGCTGTTCTGTTTAGTATTTTAGCTGTGTTTATGTTTCTGTCGTACAAGTGCTTGTATAGTTGTGTCTGTGTGAAAGTATGTAGAAAGTGATTTGTTTGTTGTGAtttcctgggggggggggggggggttctgTCACAAGTCATAATTGTGAGTGAGCAGCCCCACCTCcctctacatgtagctctggGAATTCCAGTATAAATGCACACCGACACAGTTTCCAAGCAAAGATATCTGTTGTGAGAGCAGCCAGGCGTGCATAACAACAGTGCGCACAGCAATGGATCTTAAAATCACAGTGTTACTCGTCACCATCCTTTGCCTTTCTAAGGTGAGTCTAACTATTCACTAGCTAGCTTATTTAGACTAAAAACATGTGCCAATTTTGTAGAAATAATGATTTCATTACTACAATTACAAAACAGTTAGCAATGAAATCTGTTTTGTACCTGGTCAGCTTATCTAGAGATTTTCCCCTCTAACTGCAGGTGGTGTATGGTAGCTACCTACTGGAGATTGGTGCTCGAAACTATCGAAACTACCAGCATAAAGAGAGCTCTGGTCACTGCTGTGAATTGTACCGAACCAGAAACTGTGACCCGTGGTGGTGTGCACACTGTCACTGTGACAACCGGTTCAGATTTTGCCTCCAATATTCAGGGACTCATCACAATGGAGACACGGGGAACTGCCCACTGGGGAGCTATTTCACTTGGACGGTGGGGGATGACAGTTTCACTTTCCGTAATTGGATTTCTCGTCACCGTGGTATACCCAATCCCATGACGTTCGCTGGAGCAGTGTGGCCAGTGAGTGAGAGTGTAGAAGGGATGTGTTCAGTTCAGTTAGGGGTCCTTCATATGCAGTGAAACTTGTGATTTCGTAAGACCATGAGGCTATAGTTTGTGTAAGGCTGAGATCCCTTTCTAGTGTTCTTAATATGTGCAATGCACACATTATGTATTTCACTTCATCatatcatagatagagtagagagggattggaaacgaaagtgattcacgtgatgttttacaatgaagtctatgtAGTAGTCCatagtgtgctgtgtcccaaatggcctcaagtatgagATGAAAGTTTATGTTTaacagcagaactgctcgtggactttttacagacagcaaaacatgttagccctcgtgttagctaaaagtaagcctcgattaaaatcgcggagatacacggatggtacttcgagggtacttctgtttccaatccctcttttaattactctatctatgattacGTTGAGTGATATTATAGTAGATCAGAAGTTTTATACAAACATCCTAATTAAGCCAACTGGGGACTGAAAAACCGTGTGGTGTGTCTTCCCATTCCACTTGTTCTACATtaattgtagcctcctttgcagcctctcctttttctgttctttgtcatagttcaataagataaaatacgggactaattggaggaacaaagaaagaaagaaggaagagactaagaaaaaggagagcctgccttgctaagttgcgtgacggtagacgagtggtagacgagtgaaaatgaacgtgggcaatcactagctgggcggagcctgacagagcaaaaagctacagcatgcctacgcattgcaaactctaaataaaagctattagcatcgtagatagtaagccagaatcaacATCGTAGATaagggcttacctagtaaagactaaagaaactaaatatctaaatttagctcagttttttttcctgagttcagaacagacccacttgattagtagatataattattacagcagtatagtctactctactatagtctttcatacttcctctactgactaaaggtctcacaaaggctgactctactgtactgtactgtactgttcataacagattatgttcctggtaaatgcgctccaagtactgtgtgggaggacagttattgaggttttctctcgcccacgctcgttaaaatttgtctacgtcagtaagggatcacgcgacttagcaaggcaggctctcctttttcttagttgcttccttctttctttctttgttcctccaatatttctcttctgtgacaaagaacagaaaaaggagaggctgcgaaggaggctacatTAATTGTCTTATAATGTATACACtaccaagagtagatataCTCTTATTTACTCTTGACACTAccttaggaagagtacgcaactcctaTTGAACTTTTGACACTACACAGATTCAATTTCCATTTCCCTGTTACTTCTAATCACGTCGAGTGATCAAGTTATCAATAGACATCAAGTTATCAATAGCCGTGCCTTTATAGTAAACTGAGAACAGGAAAACCACCttccacaaatattttgttcACTCCTATTTGGTCTTATAACAATTCATATTCTCTGCCATGTAGGGTGCTATCCAACTATTTGTGCAAGTTATCGATAATGATCCTTTTGAAGATGACCACGTAGACGATATCTACATTGACAGAACACTGTCTACTAGTAGCTCATTTACCCCATACCAAACTTATACTGGGGACTATGGAAACAGTCGAATCGAGCTAACGTTTAGAGTGCACTGTGATCCACATTTCTATGGCTCTCACTGTTCTCAATATTGTGTGGATACTGACAATGTTGGAGGACATTATACTTGCGATAGGAATAATGGAAACAGAATATGTCTGCCTGGATGGACtagtcacacatgcacaataggTGTGTACACTGGATTGTATTGTAGACCCAATTACGTTGTTATGGAAGCATGTTGATTTATCGTGATAGAGTGTGTGTACGGTGGTAGTGTATAAATACAGTGACGCCTGTCTATTATGGTCAccctataagcaggccaccctctataatacagccaggttaatggtctCCATAACAATGTGGTTTGGacttgtgttagcaggccaccttttTATTACAACCACTGAATGGTGACCACCATATGACAAGTACAGTAGCTTATTAGCAGTATGTTTATTTTAGGACTCGTTAAGTAAACTCATGTGATCGTGTGATAGTGCTGGCTCAATTCAGTATTTCTGAGGTACATATATTCTTTCTCCACACTCCAGCTGTGTGCCCTGATGGGTGCAATCCCCTGAGGGCCTCATGCAAGAAACCAGGAAAATGCGTGTATGTTAGTATCAAGATTTGTCATTAATAGCTTTATTTGAAGGTCACAAATAAATTATTTGGTATATTGATTTATATGTACGTAGATGCAACGATGGTTGGCATGGAGACAACTGCTCTCTGTGTGACCCAGCACAACAATGCTGTGAGTTAGGGTGGATATTTTCGTATTTTcgtagcatacatgtataattatatcattcgAAAATACTGCGCAATGGTTTTACCTCACCATTCTGAGCTGCACAAATATTTAAACTCGGTGGTTCATACGTAAATTTGCACCACCGAAAATTCCCGGCTAT
This genomic stretch from Halichondria panicea chromosome 16, odHalPani1.1, whole genome shotgun sequence harbors:
- the LOC135349695 gene encoding serine/threonine-protein kinase ULK4-like is translated as MENYLLCGELQSQEEGVSAWPTPVSLVYKGRRKGSVQFVGIGKYDKQDKKYIENGVQLMHSLDHENVLKFSEWYETPQHIWVITELAIGGTLSHILHQDGCIPSPNIHDFVRDIAAGLTYIHSRGVLYCDLQPSKIVLDGRQLLKLSDFTLAQTMADCHNHYNLTSLVNTLLTPSGKDHPLKYAPSPFYAAPELFVDGGQFSTASDLWSLGCIVYELSLGCKPFDSNDPDLLLQSISCIQPNAVVQSPETAQLLSNLLTGEPSHRTTPPQYT
- the LOC135349693 gene encoding 2-hydroxyacylsphingosine 1-beta-galactosyltransferase-like, whose amino-acid sequence is MTTIPVLMSLVAICYTQELVVEDRPLNILLLNGLFAGHLFPLVSLGEELVSRGHNVSLCSTVMEGSKLLPNLPESVGIKFLNAGLDVITLEEFEAQTRNQKDGPGGAAVADFATVAHQSTVKILNKLETYGIERFDMIVCDFSVIHIGLHYAILGRKVIAFSSMLPPYPAIESPWPLPFTLSGGQSDDLSFLERLQNSILAPLLIPAWNYLFWIFCKGDERLETTLNGINFMRYPGINIPHLITSVIGFDTPALQTPLRHYVGPMVKKRTDKLAEDLEEWLSNKRERSVIYISMGTTGYVSGDVARTIIESVMATKFDAVWALRDNNRGSIEGVEIDDNRIFISGWVPQQTILAHASIRLCILHCGLNSVQESLYNGLPVVCLPHAFDHFATGGTIRNIRVGISMYSFFDSILGHTDVSIKDLTNAITTVSSDGYVANARRVSLVYKFAGGAETAAGLVEYYTDVGYDHLIPAFARYQWSWIQYRNLDVCAVLFSILAVFMFLSYKCLYSCVCVKVCRK